One Paraburkholderia aromaticivorans genomic region harbors:
- a CDS encoding BON domain-containing protein has translation MSVFRVKKTLVRTVLVVGFAAGLSATLQGCFLAVAGAAGGGALVATDRRTLGAQTEDRELQVKALSQISQNLPDNAHVNVAVFNRRVLLTGEVAGDVSKQRAETIVRSLNNVSTIVNELTIMPASSFSSRTNDTYLETRVKTALIAEKNISANNFKVVAERGSVYLMGLVTMDEGNRGADVASRVPGVVQVVKVFQYIQPAEAAAAAAAAGTAPVAAASQPDASAPTVGAIPDSSVSSRPLEQQAPAPVTNSNAVHPGNPKATTP, from the coding sequence ATGAGCGTATTCCGCGTCAAGAAGACACTGGTGAGAACCGTGCTGGTGGTTGGGTTCGCGGCGGGGCTGTCCGCAACGTTGCAGGGTTGCTTTCTCGCCGTTGCCGGCGCGGCGGGCGGCGGCGCGCTGGTGGCGACCGACCGGCGCACGCTCGGCGCGCAGACGGAGGATCGTGAGTTGCAGGTGAAGGCGCTCTCGCAGATCAGCCAGAACTTGCCCGACAACGCGCACGTCAATGTGGCGGTGTTCAATCGCCGCGTGCTGCTGACCGGCGAAGTGGCGGGGGACGTGTCGAAGCAACGCGCGGAGACCATCGTGCGTAGCCTGAACAACGTCAGCACGATCGTCAACGAACTGACGATCATGCCGGCCAGTTCGTTCTCGTCGCGCACCAATGACACTTACCTCGAGACGCGTGTGAAGACCGCGCTGATCGCCGAAAAAAACATTTCGGCGAACAACTTCAAGGTGGTGGCCGAGCGTGGCTCGGTGTATCTGATGGGCCTCGTCACCATGGACGAAGGCAATCGCGGCGCCGACGTCGCGAGCCGTGTGCCGGGCGTGGTGCAGGTCGTGAAGGTGTTCCAGTACATCCAGCCGGCGGAAGCCGCGGCGGCTGCCGCGGCAGCAGGGACTGCGCCTGTAGCAGCGGCTTCGCAACCGGACGCGAGCGCGCCGACCGTCGGCGCTATTCCTGATTCGTCGGTGAGTTCGCGGCCGCTCGAACAGCAGGCGCCCGCGCCGGTCACCAATTCGAACGCCGTGCATCCAGGTAACCCGAAGGCGACGACGCCATGA
- a CDS encoding cation diffusion facilitator family transporter translates to MPAATAAQSAEKHRVARKSTFVSIALNTVLMTLQIVIGVFAHSQALVADGVHSLADLISDFVVLIANRHSGAKPDADHNYGHSRYETVASLFLGALLIAVGVGMLWRAGTRLADLQNIPAVHMSALAVAVLVLISKESLFRYMLRAAQRVRSAMLIANAWHARSDAASSLVVAIGIVGSLAGVRLLDPIAAAIVGFMVARMGWMFGWDALQDLSDRALDNAATADMRALLLSTPGVRDVHEMRTRKMGDFALVDAHILVDPLISVSEGHYIAESARLRVLTDNRVLDALIHVDPENDALARPLFNLPTRERVIAEVNTALAPHGVKAAAVNIHYLSTGLDVEVVLPDALSSGALDSETQRLGRIDLAALKTRLGARRVELLQELDAVSAEADPATLGAKAGVAIEERTKATEPHSAT, encoded by the coding sequence ATGCCTGCCGCCACCGCTGCCCAATCCGCCGAAAAACATCGCGTTGCGCGCAAAAGTACCTTTGTCAGTATTGCGCTCAATACGGTGTTGATGACGCTGCAAATCGTCATCGGTGTGTTTGCGCACTCGCAGGCATTGGTCGCCGACGGTGTCCATTCCCTCGCCGATCTGATTTCCGATTTTGTCGTGCTGATTGCCAATCGGCACAGCGGCGCAAAGCCTGACGCAGATCACAATTACGGACATAGCCGCTATGAAACCGTGGCGTCGTTATTTTTGGGCGCGCTCCTAATCGCAGTGGGCGTCGGCATGTTGTGGCGAGCCGGAACGCGTCTCGCCGATTTGCAAAACATCCCCGCCGTGCATATGAGCGCGCTCGCGGTCGCGGTGCTGGTTCTGATTTCCAAAGAGAGTCTGTTTCGCTACATGCTGCGCGCGGCGCAACGCGTGCGTTCCGCCATGTTGATCGCCAATGCCTGGCATGCGCGCTCCGACGCGGCGTCGTCGTTGGTGGTCGCGATCGGTATTGTCGGCAGCCTTGCCGGCGTGCGACTGCTCGATCCGATTGCCGCGGCGATCGTCGGCTTCATGGTGGCGCGCATGGGCTGGATGTTCGGCTGGGACGCGCTGCAAGATCTCTCCGACCGCGCGCTCGACAACGCCGCCACCGCCGACATGCGCGCGCTGCTGCTCTCGACGCCCGGCGTACGCGACGTGCACGAAATGCGCACGCGCAAGATGGGCGACTTCGCGCTCGTCGACGCGCACATTCTGGTCGATCCGCTGATCTCGGTATCCGAGGGACACTACATCGCCGAGTCGGCGCGTCTGCGCGTGCTGACGGACAACCGCGTGCTCGACGCGTTGATTCATGTCGATCCCGAGAACGATGCGCTTGCGCGTCCGCTCTTCAATCTGCCTACTCGCGAGCGGGTGATCGCGGAGGTGAACACCGCGTTGGCGCCTCACGGCGTGAAGGCGGCGGCGGTGAATATCCACTACCTGAGCACGGGACTGGATGTCGAAGTTGTGCTGCCGGATGCGTTGTCGTCGGGCGCGCTGGACAGCGAAACGCAACGGCTTGGGCGGATAGATCTGGCGGCGCTCAAGACTCGCCTGGGCGCGCGCAGAGTGGAACTGCTACAGGAATTGGACGCGGTGTCCGCGGAAGCCGATCCGGCGACGCTCGGCGCCAAAGCCGGCGTGGCCATTGAAGAACGTACTAAGGCGACGGAACCGCACAGCGCGACTTGA
- a CDS encoding Lrp/AsnC family transcriptional regulator encodes MTLDTFSQKILRLLQLDARRSVQEISDQVGLSSTPCWRRIKDMEQSGVIQRYTALLDREKLGLHVCALAHIHLTRHTEGGVEQFEREIATCPEVTECYSTTGESDYILKIVAPDIKAYDSFLHERIFKIPAVAQVRTSVVLREIKFDTQLPL; translated from the coding sequence TTGACACTCGATACGTTCTCACAAAAAATCCTGCGCCTATTGCAGCTCGACGCACGCCGCTCGGTGCAAGAAATTTCCGACCAGGTCGGCCTGTCGAGCACGCCATGCTGGCGGCGCATCAAGGACATGGAGCAATCGGGGGTCATCCAGCGCTACACGGCGCTGCTGGATCGGGAAAAGCTCGGGCTGCACGTGTGCGCCCTCGCGCATATTCACCTCACGCGGCACACCGAAGGCGGCGTGGAACAGTTCGAGCGGGAAATCGCCACCTGCCCGGAAGTCACCGAGTGCTACAGCACGACCGGGGAATCGGACTACATCCTCAAGATCGTCGCGCCGGATATCAAGGCGTACGACAGCTTTCTGCACGAACGCATCTTCAAGATTCCCGCCGTCGCGCAGGTTCGCACGAGCGTGGTGCTGCGCGAGATCAAATTCGATACGCAACTGCCGCTGTGA
- the rsmI gene encoding 16S rRNA (cytidine(1402)-2'-O)-methyltransferase, whose translation MTPLSELAQGQQYPTAALYVVATPIGNIADVTLRALHVLGLVDRIAAEDTRNTGQLLARYGISKPLVAVHQHNERAAALRLIEHLQAGERVAYVSDAGTPGISDPGAKLVDAVRDAGFPVIPLPGASALATALSVAGDWVATFSFLGFLPPKAKARAATLQALASHPHAMVFYEAPHRIVETVQALADAFGGERKLLIARELTKLHEALHCGTLAEGPTWLAADPNRQRGEFVLVVEGAQPEAAGEHDHDALLGILLEELTVSSAAKVAAAITGASRNALYTRALALKKDEE comes from the coding sequence ATGACTCCTCTCTCCGAACTCGCGCAAGGGCAGCAGTACCCTACTGCCGCGCTGTATGTGGTGGCCACGCCGATCGGCAACATCGCCGACGTCACGCTGCGCGCGTTGCATGTGCTCGGACTGGTGGACCGCATCGCCGCCGAAGACACCCGCAACACCGGTCAGTTGCTCGCGCGCTACGGCATCTCGAAGCCGCTCGTCGCCGTGCATCAGCACAACGAACGGGCCGCGGCACTGCGTCTGATCGAGCATCTGCAAGCGGGCGAACGCGTGGCCTACGTGTCCGATGCGGGCACGCCGGGCATCTCGGACCCCGGCGCGAAACTCGTCGATGCGGTCCGAGATGCCGGCTTTCCCGTCATCCCGCTGCCCGGCGCGAGCGCGCTCGCGACCGCGCTGAGCGTGGCCGGCGACTGGGTCGCGACGTTCTCGTTCCTCGGCTTCCTGCCGCCGAAGGCAAAAGCCCGCGCCGCAACGCTGCAGGCGCTCGCAAGCCATCCTCACGCGATGGTGTTCTACGAAGCGCCGCACCGTATCGTCGAAACGGTGCAGGCGCTGGCCGACGCATTCGGCGGCGAGCGCAAGCTGCTCATCGCACGGGAATTGACGAAGTTACATGAAGCGCTGCATTGCGGCACCCTGGCCGAAGGGCCAACGTGGCTCGCCGCCGATCCGAACCGGCAACGCGGCGAATTCGTGCTGGTGGTGGAAGGCGCGCAGCCGGAAGCCGCCGGCGAACACGATCACGACGCGCTGCTAGGCATTCTGCTGGAGGAGTTGACGGTGAGCAGCGCGGCCAAAGTGGCGGCGGCCATCACCGGAGCGTCGCGCAACGCGCTGTACACGCGCGCCTTGGCGCTGAAGAAAGACGAAGAGTAA
- a CDS encoding DUF5906 domain-containing protein, with translation MTEIQPSCSDRLLAFSLFAKLTETMPQRAGDLRWPKVRRMFEAHLANPHKDRVPGFSPVRFKPGTTRADINVVAISCLVLDLDDVPLDAIRGAISQYEWVAYSTHSHTATQHCSRVILPLMRDVFPAEWFRFWSAATRELTGGRADKACKDLSRFYYLPSVHPERASDAFHVHNEGTWLNPDAFLANVSAAATGADPGTVNSIAGAQSLQVAALGSNLSAGKVDLDADISEGSRNDGLTRVAGHFAHNGLAGEDLFERVQTHNVARCKPPLDRQEVRTICASVSKREAEARATAADTLEAALRRLNEQFAWIQTPPAIWRTASREFVAVAAFRIDQGNQQVLSGKTYVELGAAWLKSPERRQHFRLAFEPEQAAITRDGALNLWEGFAIAPAAGDASPWLTLMAHLFPDQSACRWIQQWLAHSIQHPGAKKHSAIVCWSRTQGLGKNLVFEAVARLFGRHACVAQPGQLGKQFNAWMRDKLLIISDETGRHGNQQAADLIKTWITSSEIVTEQKNQPSVVLRNVTDFVFLGNNADAVHLSAEDRRFSVFEITSQRLSDAFYRDFANWRDSPAGLPALLHYLQTLDLNGFDPKGHAPMTRSKRAMIDASRSGPEQWLLETFVSGTVAQQHGRELFSAVELCLAYEWSTKQKATVEVMGRALSKSGIQNKRVRLAGAQPVVYALDNYTHWSQQPSSAWAIEAAKPLKLPGAR, from the coding sequence ATGACTGAAATCCAGCCATCGTGTTCCGACCGCCTGCTTGCTTTTTCCTTGTTCGCGAAATTGACGGAAACTATGCCTCAACGGGCAGGAGACCTTCGCTGGCCCAAGGTTCGCCGGATGTTTGAAGCGCATTTGGCTAATCCGCACAAGGATCGGGTTCCTGGCTTTTCTCCTGTGCGCTTCAAGCCCGGAACGACACGCGCAGACATCAACGTCGTTGCCATAAGTTGCCTTGTGCTTGATCTGGATGACGTCCCGCTGGATGCAATTCGTGGCGCAATCAGTCAATACGAATGGGTGGCCTATAGCACCCATAGCCACACAGCCACGCAGCACTGTTCGCGAGTGATCCTCCCCCTCATGCGCGATGTATTCCCGGCTGAATGGTTCCGATTCTGGTCTGCAGCAACCCGTGAATTGACAGGTGGTCGTGCGGACAAGGCATGCAAAGATCTGTCGCGCTTTTACTATCTGCCATCGGTGCATCCTGAGCGTGCATCAGACGCATTTCATGTGCATAACGAGGGTACCTGGCTTAACCCCGATGCGTTCCTTGCCAACGTCAGCGCTGCGGCAACGGGCGCTGATCCGGGTACCGTCAACTCCATCGCTGGCGCGCAATCACTTCAGGTTGCTGCTCTGGGATCGAATCTGAGTGCAGGAAAAGTTGACCTTGACGCTGATATTTCGGAGGGCAGCCGCAACGATGGACTGACGCGCGTGGCCGGTCATTTCGCGCACAACGGGTTAGCCGGGGAAGATCTGTTCGAACGGGTTCAGACGCACAATGTCGCCAGGTGCAAGCCGCCACTGGATCGCCAGGAGGTACGCACAATCTGCGCGAGTGTTTCGAAACGCGAAGCCGAGGCGCGTGCGACGGCAGCGGATACACTCGAAGCCGCGCTGCGTCGCTTAAACGAACAATTTGCGTGGATTCAAACCCCGCCTGCAATCTGGCGAACCGCCTCAAGGGAATTTGTGGCGGTGGCCGCATTCCGGATCGATCAAGGCAACCAGCAAGTTTTGTCAGGTAAAACGTACGTCGAACTGGGAGCCGCGTGGCTCAAATCGCCGGAGCGCAGACAACATTTCCGTCTTGCATTCGAGCCGGAGCAAGCCGCGATCACGAGAGACGGAGCATTGAATCTGTGGGAAGGATTCGCTATCGCGCCAGCGGCAGGTGACGCCAGTCCTTGGCTCACTTTGATGGCCCACCTTTTCCCGGACCAGAGCGCGTGCCGGTGGATTCAGCAATGGCTAGCACATTCGATACAACATCCCGGTGCCAAGAAGCATTCGGCAATCGTGTGCTGGTCGCGGACGCAAGGGCTGGGTAAAAATCTGGTATTCGAAGCGGTTGCACGGTTGTTCGGGCGCCACGCATGCGTTGCTCAACCCGGGCAATTGGGAAAGCAGTTTAACGCCTGGATGCGTGACAAGCTCCTGATCATTTCTGACGAGACAGGAAGGCACGGCAACCAGCAGGCTGCAGACCTGATCAAAACGTGGATTACATCGAGTGAAATTGTGACGGAGCAGAAAAATCAGCCGAGTGTGGTGTTGCGGAACGTAACGGACTTCGTTTTCTTGGGCAACAACGCCGACGCTGTTCACCTGTCAGCCGAAGATCGCCGGTTTAGCGTATTCGAGATTACCAGCCAGCGATTGTCCGACGCGTTCTACCGTGACTTCGCCAACTGGCGTGACAGCCCCGCCGGGTTGCCCGCGTTGCTGCACTACCTTCAAACGCTCGACCTTAACGGATTCGATCCGAAAGGACATGCGCCCATGACGAGAAGCAAGCGTGCCATGATTGACGCGTCCCGTTCTGGTCCTGAACAGTGGCTGCTGGAGACGTTCGTTTCCGGCACCGTCGCACAGCAACACGGACGGGAGCTTTTCTCCGCCGTAGAGCTCTGCCTGGCTTATGAATGGAGCACCAAGCAGAAAGCGACTGTCGAGGTGATGGGGCGCGCGCTCTCAAAGTCAGGAATACAGAACAAACGGGTTCGTCTCGCTGGAGCGCAGCCGGTTGTCTATGCTCTCGATAATTACACGCACTGGTCACAGCAGCCGAGCTCGGCCTGGGCGATCGAAGCTGCGAAGCCGCTGAAATTGCCCGGTGCACGATAG
- a CDS encoding helix-turn-helix transcriptional regulator, whose product MHQLPETGYLRLRQIIGDPLANPPIPALIPVSKSTWWEGVRTGRYPPSVKTLGARITVWRVEAIRQLIQEAAGDGA is encoded by the coding sequence ATGCACCAACTCCCCGAAACTGGTTACCTGCGTCTCCGCCAGATCATCGGCGACCCCCTGGCAAACCCGCCCATCCCCGCACTTATCCCTGTCAGCAAATCCACCTGGTGGGAAGGCGTCCGCACGGGACGCTATCCGCCATCGGTCAAAACGCTTGGCGCACGCATCACGGTATGGCGTGTAGAAGCCATCCGCCAACTCATTCAGGAAGCGGCGGGAGACGGCGCATGA
- a CDS encoding MBL fold metallo-hydrolase, whose protein sequence is MKVTLIPVTPFQQNSSLLVCEATGRAAVVDPGGDLDIIQGEIARQNVTVEKVFLTHGHIDHCAGAKTLATHYGVPIEGPHPDEHFWLDKLPDQSTRFGFPAAEAFEPDRWLQNGESVQFGDETLEVYHCPGHTPGHVVFFSRAHRLALVGDVLFAGSIGRTDFPRGNHEDLVRSIREKLWPLGDDVTFVPGHGPTSTFGAERRTNPYVADGVEA, encoded by the coding sequence ATGAAAGTCACCTTGATCCCCGTCACGCCGTTCCAGCAGAACAGTTCGCTGCTCGTTTGCGAGGCAACCGGACGCGCGGCCGTCGTCGATCCGGGCGGCGACCTCGACATCATTCAGGGCGAAATCGCGCGGCAGAACGTGACGGTCGAAAAAGTTTTTCTGACGCACGGTCACATCGATCACTGCGCGGGCGCGAAGACGCTGGCCACGCACTACGGCGTGCCGATCGAAGGCCCGCATCCCGACGAACACTTCTGGCTCGACAAGCTGCCGGATCAAAGCACGCGCTTCGGCTTTCCGGCCGCCGAAGCGTTCGAACCGGATCGCTGGTTGCAGAACGGCGAGAGCGTGCAGTTCGGCGACGAAACGCTCGAGGTCTATCACTGCCCGGGCCATACGCCGGGCCATGTGGTGTTCTTCAGCCGCGCGCATCGACTCGCGCTGGTGGGCGACGTGCTGTTCGCCGGCTCGATCGGGCGCACGGATTTTCCGCGCGGCAATCATGAGGATCTGGTGCGCTCGATCCGTGAAAAACTTTGGCCGCTCGGTGACGACGTTACCTTCGTTCCGGGCCACGGTCCCACTTCGACGTTCGGCGCAGAACGCCGCACCAATCCGTACGTCGCCGACGGAGTCGAGGCATGA
- a CDS encoding c-type cytochrome yields the protein MMRGVAAVVSGLMLGALAGVAAPAARAADAPRGQLVANANACMGCHAVDRKLVGPSFQQIAAKYKGDAQAPAKLSRKVKDGGSGVWGMIPMPAHQSMSDADIRAVVDWVLAGAPSR from the coding sequence ATGATGCGCGGTGTTGCCGCCGTAGTCAGCGGGCTGATGCTTGGCGCGCTGGCGGGTGTTGCCGCACCGGCTGCGCGAGCCGCCGATGCGCCACGTGGTCAACTGGTCGCCAACGCGAATGCCTGTATGGGATGTCATGCGGTGGACCGCAAACTGGTCGGCCCATCGTTCCAGCAGATTGCCGCGAAGTACAAGGGCGACGCGCAAGCGCCGGCGAAATTGTCGCGCAAGGTGAAGGACGGCGGCTCCGGCGTGTGGGGCATGATTCCGATGCCCGCGCATCAGTCGATGAGCGATGCGGACATTCGTGCGGTGGTGGATTGGGTGCTTGCGGGTGCGCCTTCCAGGTGA
- a CDS encoding exonuclease — MSSEIYVSTDVEADGPIPGPHSMLSFASAAYTEDKQLIATFSANLELLEGAKAHPVQEAWWKTQPEAWEACRKDLQTPAAALAAYVDWVEALPGKPVFVAMPAGFDFTYMFWYMMRFVGRCPFSWSALDIKTLAFAMTGLPYRKNIKPRFPKHWFDEHPHTHVALDDAIEQGALFCNMLKDLRASQAITLAAGKDGDGTGQNAAEEPAN, encoded by the coding sequence ATGAGCAGCGAAATCTACGTGAGCACCGATGTCGAAGCGGACGGCCCGATCCCGGGTCCGCATTCCATGCTCAGTTTCGCCTCCGCCGCCTACACGGAAGACAAGCAGTTGATCGCCACCTTCTCGGCGAATCTGGAGTTGCTTGAGGGAGCCAAGGCGCATCCCGTGCAGGAAGCGTGGTGGAAGACGCAGCCCGAAGCATGGGAAGCCTGCCGCAAGGACTTGCAGACGCCGGCGGCCGCATTGGCGGCGTATGTCGACTGGGTTGAAGCGTTGCCGGGCAAACCCGTGTTCGTGGCGATGCCGGCCGGCTTCGACTTCACTTATATGTTCTGGTACATGATGCGGTTCGTTGGCCGCTGTCCGTTTTCCTGGTCGGCGCTCGACATCAAGACGCTGGCCTTCGCCATGACCGGCCTGCCGTACCGCAAGAACATCAAGCCGCGCTTTCCCAAACACTGGTTCGACGAACATCCGCATACGCATGTGGCGCTGGACGACGCGATCGAACAAGGCGCGCTTTTCTGCAACATGTTGAAGGATCTGCGCGCAAGTCAGGCGATCACGCTCGCAGCGGGTAAAGATGGGGACGGCACAGGACAAAACGCCGCTGAGGAACCGGCAAATTAG
- a CDS encoding septal ring lytic transglycosylase RlpA family protein: protein MKTRLSRGLGTLFAFFVLAGCATPPGAGSTSDSGVPQSTKLTQAGSFGPQAFGSAPASDATAQGSSLADAKPLTDDGSGISDFHQTGRASWYGRGFHGRRTANGERYDMHALTAAHRTLPLGSYVRVTNPATSRSVVVRINDRGPYARGRVIDLSMAAASVLDMRHAGTARVEIESVTQQEARAAGNEMLASNSDSIAQK from the coding sequence ATGAAAACTCGGTTATCCCGTGGTCTGGGGACTCTTTTTGCCTTTTTTGTGCTGGCGGGTTGCGCCACGCCTCCGGGCGCAGGTAGCACGTCGGATAGCGGCGTGCCGCAAAGCACGAAATTGACGCAGGCGGGCTCCTTCGGACCGCAAGCTTTCGGTAGCGCGCCGGCCTCCGACGCGACCGCCCAAGGCTCGTCGCTGGCCGATGCAAAGCCTCTTACCGATGACGGTTCCGGCATCTCGGACTTTCATCAGACCGGCCGCGCTTCGTGGTACGGCCGTGGCTTCCATGGCCGCCGCACCGCCAACGGCGAACGCTACGATATGCACGCGCTGACCGCGGCGCATCGTACGTTGCCGCTCGGCTCCTATGTGCGCGTGACCAATCCGGCCACGTCGCGCTCGGTCGTCGTGCGTATCAATGATCGTGGTCCGTATGCGCGCGGCCGCGTGATCGATCTGTCCATGGCTGCCGCGTCCGTGCTCGACATGCGCCACGCAGGCACGGCGCGGGTGGAGATTGAAAGTGTGACGCAGCAGGAAGCGCGCGCTGCGGGTAATGAAATGCTGGCGTCGAACTCGGATTCGATCGCCCAGAAGTGA
- a CDS encoding YraN family protein, giving the protein MCHAVSRDPRGGPAVSAAAPIGAFATAHNFSGLVGSKLVGAAFELRAQEFLQRQRLRFVARNVSCRRGEIDLIMRERDGSLVFVEVRARAQRRYGGAAASIGWQKKQRIVRAAQYFLATRASHLRDQPACRFDVIAFEAGRLVWLRDAFRADEV; this is encoded by the coding sequence TTGTGCCACGCAGTGTCACGCGACCCGCGCGGTGGACCGGCCGTGAGCGCGGCGGCGCCGATCGGCGCGTTCGCCACGGCGCACAACTTTTCGGGACTCGTCGGGTCCAAACTCGTCGGCGCGGCTTTCGAGTTGCGTGCGCAGGAATTTTTGCAGCGCCAGCGTTTGCGGTTCGTCGCGCGCAATGTGTCGTGCCGTCGCGGCGAGATCGATCTCATCATGCGCGAGCGGGACGGCTCGCTGGTGTTCGTCGAGGTTCGCGCGCGTGCGCAGCGGCGATATGGTGGCGCGGCGGCGAGTATCGGGTGGCAGAAGAAGCAGCGCATCGTGCGCGCCGCGCAGTATTTTCTGGCGACGCGGGCCTCGCATTTGCGCGATCAGCCCGCATGCCGGTTCGACGTGATTGCGTTCGAGGCCGGCCGGCTCGTGTGGTTGCGCGACGCGTTCCGTGCCGACGAAGTCTGA
- a CDS encoding tyrosine-type recombinase/integrase, protein MALTDTTIRNTKPGEKPLKLFDGGGLFLLVAPTGGKLWRLKYRFGGKEKLLALGAYPAVSLKDARERRDDARKQLAKGVDPGENRKAEKASKLGRAADSFEVIAREWFAKFRSAWAESHSSKIIQRLDKDVFPWLGARPIAEITAPELLTVLRRIEDRGAADTALRAKQNCGQVFRYAVATGRAERDPSGDLRGALAPVTHENFASITDPAEVAELLRAIDAFRGTFVVKCALQIAPVLFVRPGELRTAEWAAFDLDKAEWRYLVTKTRTEHLVPLPVQAVAILRELHALTGQRRYVFPGRDPHKPMSGAAVNAALRRLGYDTRTEITGHGFRAMARTILHEELHFKPEVIEHQLAHKVPDALGAAYNRTRFLSERRVMMQQWADYLDRLKAGARIVEGKFGSAG, encoded by the coding sequence ATGGCCCTTACTGATACAACGATCCGGAACACCAAACCTGGCGAGAAGCCGCTCAAGCTGTTCGACGGCGGCGGCCTGTTCCTGCTCGTCGCCCCAACGGGCGGCAAGCTCTGGCGCCTCAAATACCGGTTCGGCGGCAAGGAGAAGCTGCTGGCCCTTGGTGCTTACCCCGCTGTGAGCCTGAAGGATGCCAGGGAGCGGCGCGATGATGCCCGCAAGCAACTGGCGAAAGGTGTCGATCCAGGAGAGAACCGGAAGGCCGAGAAAGCCTCGAAGTTGGGGCGCGCGGCCGACTCGTTCGAGGTGATCGCCCGCGAATGGTTTGCCAAGTTCAGGTCCGCGTGGGCCGAAAGCCATTCCAGCAAGATCATCCAGCGGCTGGACAAGGATGTCTTCCCCTGGCTCGGGGCGCGGCCCATCGCGGAAATCACTGCTCCCGAACTGCTGACGGTCCTGCGCCGGATCGAGGACCGGGGGGCGGCCGACACGGCCCTGCGGGCCAAGCAGAACTGCGGACAGGTTTTCCGGTACGCGGTGGCGACGGGACGCGCCGAGCGCGATCCTTCAGGCGACCTGCGCGGGGCGCTCGCGCCCGTCACACATGAAAACTTTGCGTCCATCACCGATCCGGCCGAGGTTGCGGAACTCCTGCGCGCCATCGATGCGTTCAGGGGGACGTTCGTCGTCAAATGCGCCCTGCAGATCGCGCCCGTGCTTTTTGTGCGGCCCGGCGAACTGCGCACGGCGGAGTGGGCGGCCTTTGATCTCGACAAAGCCGAATGGCGCTATCTGGTCACCAAGACCCGGACGGAACATCTCGTCCCGCTGCCGGTACAGGCGGTGGCGATCCTGCGCGAACTGCATGCCCTGACCGGACAGCGGCGCTACGTGTTCCCTGGCCGCGATCCGCACAAGCCAATGAGCGGGGCGGCGGTCAACGCCGCCTTGCGGCGTCTCGGGTATGACACCAGGACCGAAATCACCGGACACGGCTTCCGGGCAATGGCGCGCACGATTCTGCATGAGGAACTTCACTTCAAGCCTGAAGTAATCGAGCACCAGCTTGCGCACAAGGTGCCCGATGCCCTGGGCGCGGCCTATAACCGCACCCGATTTCTGAGCGAGCGCCGGGTCATGATGCAGCAGTGGGCCGACTACCTTGACCGGCTGAAGGCGGGCGCGCGGATTGTTGAGGGAAAGTTTGGGTCAGCGGGATAA
- a CDS encoding phosphoheptose isomerase yields MSVERIQQHFRDSAAVKLEALETLSMPIAAAIDTMFAALANGNRILACGNGGSAADAQHFAAELMGRFERERPGLPAIALTTDTSVLTAIANDYSFEQIFSKQVWALGQPGDVLLAITTSGSSANVLAAIEAAHEREMIVVALTGKGGGRMQEVLSDTDIHVCVPSDRTARIQEVHLLTIHCLCDGIDAMLLGED; encoded by the coding sequence ATGTCAGTCGAACGCATTCAACAACACTTCCGCGACAGCGCGGCAGTCAAACTCGAAGCCCTCGAAACCCTGTCGATGCCGATCGCCGCTGCGATCGACACGATGTTCGCCGCGCTGGCCAATGGCAATCGCATTCTCGCGTGTGGCAATGGCGGCTCGGCGGCCGACGCGCAACACTTCGCTGCCGAACTGATGGGCCGATTCGAGCGCGAGCGGCCCGGCTTGCCGGCGATCGCGCTGACCACCGACACATCGGTGCTGACCGCCATCGCCAACGACTATTCGTTCGAACAGATTTTCTCGAAGCAGGTCTGGGCGCTCGGCCAGCCGGGCGACGTGCTGCTGGCGATCACCACGTCCGGCAGTTCCGCCAACGTGCTCGCCGCGATCGAGGCCGCTCACGAGCGCGAAATGATCGTGGTCGCGCTGACCGGCAAGGGCGGCGGACGCATGCAGGAAGTATTGAGCGATACCGATATCCATGTATGTGTGCCGTCGGATCGCACCGCGCGCATTCAGGAAGTGCATTTGCTGACCATCCATTGTCTGTGCGACGGCATCGATGCCATGTTGCTGGGCGAAGACTGA